The Anoplopoma fimbria isolate UVic2021 breed Golden Eagle Sablefish chromosome 20, Afim_UVic_2022, whole genome shotgun sequence genome includes a window with the following:
- the LOC129109199 gene encoding Krueppel-like factor 10, whose protein sequence is MEVEELQGEFQPAPLGAPEVEAVEALMSMTKHWKTRGFRLRHVRPLTPSSDCSEDDSVPFGSAVLRDSPSCMTPPYSPPNFEATHSPPVATSHPPAAARCPSRQPTEETDLHRPTARFRCTSVIRHTSDDVIHRVSREDRLTRTHTKRFKTYLSSECGLNSTVIQPDSNAAVPQKSCNVTLPYVAEDRQTQPSLLGLDDKSITSQAVSGVSPVPVYSQILPVSSPSSTVTAPDGQQQHLIPSATTTALQQQAQASPTHVFLLGGQVAKGPVMLFVPQPGVPTLYLQPALVTPVGSKLPAIAPAPGRPSLEQTQILPQPEVSRARSHVCPREDCSKTYFKSSHLKAHMRTHTGEKPFKCKWEGCERRFARSDELSRHRRTHTGEKRFACPTCLSRFMRSDHLAKHARRHLAERRAPYWTLKVAQSADLTASTSRSSL, encoded by the exons ATGGAAGTTGAGGAGCTCCAGGGTGAATTCCAGCCGGCTCCTTTGGGTGCCCCTGAAGTGGAGGCTGTGGAGGCTCTGATGTCCATGACTAAGCACTGGAAGACCAGGGGCTTCAGGCTCAGACACGTCAGGCCCTTAACTCCGTCCTCAGACTGCTCAGAGGACGACTCAGTCCCCTTTGGGTCTGCAGTGTTACGGGACTCTCCATCG TGCATGACACCGCCATACAGTCCACCCAACTTTGAGGCCACCCATTCCCCCCCAGTGGCAACATCACATCCACCTGCAGCAGCTAGATGTCCTAGCCGGCAGCCAACTGAAGAGACTGACCTGCACAGACCCACGGCCCGGTTCAGGTGCACCAGTGTGATCCGTCACACTTCAGATGATGTCATTCATCGCGTCTCCAGGGAGGACAGACTCACCCGAACTCATACAAAACgctttaaaacatatttgagttCTGAATGTGGGTTGAACAGTACTGTTATACAGCCTGACTCTAACGCAGCTGTGCCACAGAAATCTTGTAATGTGACTTTGCCATATGTGGCCGAAGACAGACAGACCCAGCCTAGTCTGTTAGGCCTGGACGATAAATCAATCACATCTCAGGCTGTCTCTGGGGTCTCTCCTGTTCCTGTCTACAGCCAGATCCTTCCCgtctcttctccttcctccaccGTCACAGCCCCTGACGGTCAACAGCAACACCTAATCCCATCAGCAACCACCACCGCACTACAACAGCAAGCACAAGCTTCTCCCACCCATGTCTTCCTCCTGGGGGGCCAGGTGGCAAAAGGCCCTGTGATGCTCTTCGTTCCCCAGCCAGGTGTCCCCACACTCTACCTCCAGCCAGCACTGGTGACCCCCGTCGGCTCAAAGTTGCCAGCCATCGCCCCCGCGCCAGGTCGCCCCTCTTTGGAGCAAACACAAATCCTGCCGCAGCCAGAAGTGTCCCGTGCACGAAGTCATGTTTGTCCCCGCGAGGACTGCAGCAAGACCTACTTCAAGAGCTCCCACCTCAAGGCCCACATGAGGACACACACGG GTGAGAAGCCCTTCAAGTGCAAGTGGGAGGGCTGCGAGAGGCGGTTCGCTCGCTCCGATGAGCTGTCCCGCCACCGGCGCACCCACACAGGGGAGAAAAGGTTTGCCTGTCCCACGTGCCTCAGCCGCTTCATGCGAAGCGACCACCTCGCCAAGCACGCCCGGCGGCACCTGGCGGAGAGGAGGGCGCCCTACTGGACGTTAAAGGTCGCCCAATCCGCTGACCTCACTGCTTCCACGAGTCGGTCCTCTCTCTGA
- the LOC129109200 gene encoding antizyme inhibitor 1-like isoform X2 — translation MKGIAAEPQYSVGLLEGCTALCDVIDNHIDEQTLSEKSAFFVADLGVIMRQHVRWRTHMAQIRPYYAVRCNSSPAVIEVLAALGTGFICTNKSELELIQSHGIPSEDIIYSGVCKQVSQIKYAAKNGIDLLVCDNEAELRKISRCHPNAKLLLQVSTEASGLDDEMSMTFGCSLKDCRHLLEKAKELGVQVVGVRSHISRTCEDDQVYAHAISDARCAFDMGEEIGFNMKILDIGGGFSGSETQLELINRAVMSMVDLYFPPSTGVSIIAEPGSFFVSSAFTLAVNVISKEVVARDCQDEAHDDPSPNDEPEFQYHVNEGVYGSFASKLSETLIPAPSVYKNKSLDAPVFSSSLWGPSGDDLDQVVDHCLLPELNIGDWLTFAQAGSYSMGQPLCSATDSPPPPVYYVISSRDWFEMQDNGVTHEATLKNFSLVPYFLNSCQTAAALSVPA, via the exons ATGAAAGGAATCGCTGCTGAACCACAGTATTCTGTCGGTCTACTGGAGGGATGCACAGCCCTCTGTGATGTGATTGACAATCACATTGATGAACAAACTCTG TCTGAGAAGAGTGCATTCTTTGTAGCAGACCTGGGAGTTATAATGAGGCAGCATGTTCGCTGGCGAACCCACATGGCCCAAATTCGACCCTACTATGCTGTCAGATGCAACAGCAGTCCAGCTGTCATTGAAGTTCTTGCTGCCCTTGGAACTGGATTCATTTGTACCAACAAG TCTGAGCTTGAGCTCATCCAGAGCCACGGTATTCCCTCTGAGGACATCATCTACAGCGGTGTTTGCAAACAAGTCTCCCAGATTAAATACGCTGCTAAGAATGGCATTGACCTCCTGGTGTGTGACAATGAAGCAGAGCTGCGCAAGATTTCTCGCTGCCACCCCAATGCCAA GCTGCTGCTACAGGTTTCAACAGAAGCATCTGGCCTGGACGATGAGATGAGCATGACTTTTGGCTGTTCCCTCAAGGACTGCAGGCATCTGCTGGAGAAGGCTAAGGAGTTGGGTGTGCAGGTAGTTGGTGTCAG GTCGCACATTTCCAGGACCTGTGAGGATGACCAGGTGTACGCTCATGCCATATCTGATGCCCGTTGTGCCTTTGATATGGGA gAGGAAATTGGCTTCAACATGAAAATCTTGGACATTGGAGGTGGCTTCAGTGGCTCTGAGACCCAGCTGGAACTG ATCAACAGAGCAGTCATGTCTATGGTTGATCTATACTTCCCTCCTTCTACTGGAGTTTCCATAATTGCCGAGCCTGGCAGCTTCTTTGTGTCCTCTGCTTTCACTCTGGCTGTGAATGTCATCTCCAAGGAGGTGGTGGCACGGGATTGCCAGGACGAAGCACACG ACGATCCATCTCCCAACGATGAGCCAGAGTTCCAGTACCACGTGAACGAGGGGGTGTACGGATCATTTGCCAGCAAACTCTCTGAAACACTGATTCCTGCTCCATCTGTTTATAAG AACAAATCCCTGGATGCTCCAGTGTTCAGCAGCAGCCTGTGGGGTCCCTCTGGGGACGACCTGGACCAGGTGGTGGATCACTGCCTGTTGCCTGAGCTAAACATCGGAGACTGGCTCACTTTCGCCCAAGCAGGGTCCTACAGTATGGGTCAGCCTCTGTGCAGCGCCACAGACTCACCACCACCCCCCGTATACTATGTCATCTCCTCCAGAGACTG GTTTGAGATGCAGGACAACGGTGTCACACACGAGGCAACACTGAAGAACTTTTCTTTGGTCCCTTATTTCCTCAATTCCTGCCAAACAGCGGCTGCTCTGTCTGTCCCAGCTTAG
- the LOC129109200 gene encoding antizyme inhibitor 1-like isoform X1 — protein sequence MKGIAAEPQYSVGLLEGCTALCDVIDNHIDEQTLSEKSAFFVADLGVIMRQHVRWRTHMAQIRPYYAVRCNSSPAVIEVLAALGTGFICTNKSELELIQSHGIPSEDIIYSGVCKQVSQIKYAAKNGIDLLVCDNEAELRKISRCHPNAKLLLQVSTEASGLDDEMSMTFGCSLKDCRHLLEKAKELGVQVVGVRSHISRTCEDDQVYAHAISDARCAFDMGEEIGFNMKILDIGGGFSGSETQLELINRAVMSMVDLYFPPSTGVSIIAEPGSFFVSSAFTLAVNVISKEVVARDCQDEAHDDPSPNDEPEFQYHVNEGVYGSFASKLSETLIPAPSVYKQNKSLDAPVFSSSLWGPSGDDLDQVVDHCLLPELNIGDWLTFAQAGSYSMGQPLCSATDSPPPPVYYVISSRDWFEMQDNGVTHEATLKNFSLVPYFLNSCQTAAALSVPA from the exons ATGAAAGGAATCGCTGCTGAACCACAGTATTCTGTCGGTCTACTGGAGGGATGCACAGCCCTCTGTGATGTGATTGACAATCACATTGATGAACAAACTCTG TCTGAGAAGAGTGCATTCTTTGTAGCAGACCTGGGAGTTATAATGAGGCAGCATGTTCGCTGGCGAACCCACATGGCCCAAATTCGACCCTACTATGCTGTCAGATGCAACAGCAGTCCAGCTGTCATTGAAGTTCTTGCTGCCCTTGGAACTGGATTCATTTGTACCAACAAG TCTGAGCTTGAGCTCATCCAGAGCCACGGTATTCCCTCTGAGGACATCATCTACAGCGGTGTTTGCAAACAAGTCTCCCAGATTAAATACGCTGCTAAGAATGGCATTGACCTCCTGGTGTGTGACAATGAAGCAGAGCTGCGCAAGATTTCTCGCTGCCACCCCAATGCCAA GCTGCTGCTACAGGTTTCAACAGAAGCATCTGGCCTGGACGATGAGATGAGCATGACTTTTGGCTGTTCCCTCAAGGACTGCAGGCATCTGCTGGAGAAGGCTAAGGAGTTGGGTGTGCAGGTAGTTGGTGTCAG GTCGCACATTTCCAGGACCTGTGAGGATGACCAGGTGTACGCTCATGCCATATCTGATGCCCGTTGTGCCTTTGATATGGGA gAGGAAATTGGCTTCAACATGAAAATCTTGGACATTGGAGGTGGCTTCAGTGGCTCTGAGACCCAGCTGGAACTG ATCAACAGAGCAGTCATGTCTATGGTTGATCTATACTTCCCTCCTTCTACTGGAGTTTCCATAATTGCCGAGCCTGGCAGCTTCTTTGTGTCCTCTGCTTTCACTCTGGCTGTGAATGTCATCTCCAAGGAGGTGGTGGCACGGGATTGCCAGGACGAAGCACACG ACGATCCATCTCCCAACGATGAGCCAGAGTTCCAGTACCACGTGAACGAGGGGGTGTACGGATCATTTGCCAGCAAACTCTCTGAAACACTGATTCCTGCTCCATCTGTTTATAAG CAGAACAAATCCCTGGATGCTCCAGTGTTCAGCAGCAGCCTGTGGGGTCCCTCTGGGGACGACCTGGACCAGGTGGTGGATCACTGCCTGTTGCCTGAGCTAAACATCGGAGACTGGCTCACTTTCGCCCAAGCAGGGTCCTACAGTATGGGTCAGCCTCTGTGCAGCGCCACAGACTCACCACCACCCCCCGTATACTATGTCATCTCCTCCAGAGACTG GTTTGAGATGCAGGACAACGGTGTCACACACGAGGCAACACTGAAGAACTTTTCTTTGGTCCCTTATTTCCTCAATTCCTGCCAAACAGCGGCTGCTCTGTCTGTCCCAGCTTAG
- the LOC129109201 gene encoding V-type proton ATPase subunit C 1-A-like: protein MTEFWLISAPGEKTCQQTWDTMMAATTRTNNLSTNHKFNIPDLKVGTLDVLVGLSDELAKLDSFVESVVKKVAHYMADVLEDSRDKVQENLLANGVDLVTYITRFQWDMAKYPIKQSLKNISEIISKQVSQIDNDLKARASAYNNLKGNLQNLERKNAGSLLTRSLADIVKKEDFVLDSEYLITMLVVVPKTAYTDWQKTYETLAEMVVPRSSHLLFEDNDSGLFSVTLFLKAIDDFKHKARENKFTVRDFQYNEEMMKADKEEMTRLSTDKKKQFGPLVRWLKVNFSEAFIAWIHIKALRVFVESVLRYGLPVNFQAMLLQPSKKNMKKLREVLNDLYKHLDSSAAAIIDSAIDIPGLNLSQQEYYPYVYDKIDCNLLDFKV, encoded by the exons ATGACAGAGTTTTGGTTGATCTCTGCACCGGGAGAGAAGACCTGCCAGCAAACATGGGACACCATGATGGCAGCCACCACACGTACCAACAACCTCTCCACCAACCACAAGTTTAACATCCCAGACCTTAAG gTGGGGACACTAGATGTCTTGGTTGGGCTGTCGGATGAACTGGCCAAATTAGACTCCTTTGTGGAAAG TGTGGTGAAGAAGGTTGCTCACTACATGGCTGACGTGCTGGAAGACAGTCGAGACAAAGTGCAGGAGAACCTGCTGGCCAATGGAG tggaTCTTGTCACCTATATCACCAGATTTCAATGGGACATGGCTAAATATCCCATCAAACAGTCACTTAAAAACATCTCAGAAATCATCTCAAAG CAAGTATCCCAGATTGACAATGACCTGAAGGCCAGAGCATCGGCTTATAACAACCTGAAGGGAAACCTGCAGAACTTAGAGAGGAAGAATGC GGGGAGCCTGCTGACCAGGAGCCTGGCCGACATTGTCAAGAAGGAAGACTTTGTTCTCGACTCGGAGTACCTCATCACCATGCTGGTAGTTGTACCCAA GACGGCGTACACTGATTGGCAGAAAACATACGAGACACTGGCTGAGATGGTGGTGCCACGATCCTCACA TCTGCTATTTGAAGACAATGACAGTGGATTGTTCAGCGTCACTCTATTTCTGAAAGCCATCGACGACTTCAAACACAAAGCCAGAGAGAACAA GTTCACAGTGAGAGACTTCCAGTACAACGAGGAGATGATGAAGGCAGACAAAGAGGAGATGACGCGGCTCTCCACAGATAAGAAGAAGCAGTTT GGCCCGCTTGTCAGATGGCTGAAAGTGAACTTCAGTGAAGCCTTCATTGCATGGATTCACATCAAAGCACTGAGGGTGTTTGTGGAATCTGTTTTAAG ATATGGTCTGCCGGTGAACTTTCAGGCCATGCTCCTGCAGCCAAGcaaaaagaacatgaagaagCTGAGGGAGGTGCTGAATGATCTGTACAAACATCTGGACAGCAGTGCAGCAGCTATCATCGAC TCTGCGATTGACATCCCGGGCCTGAACCTGAGCCAGCAGGAGTACTATCCTTACGTCTATGACAAGATCGACTGCAACCTGTTGGACTTTAAAGTTTAA